Sequence from the Microplitis demolitor isolate Queensland-Clemson2020A chromosome 7, iyMicDemo2.1a, whole genome shotgun sequence genome:
ACGCCCAACCATTTTTAACAGGTTTCTTTCGCTGCGGTTCACGGtctcttcctttttttttcttccttggACGACCATTTCGCTCGAAGTTAAAACCGGTTGAAAATCACacaagaatttgaaaattttttttgattctttaattttttccagtactGAGTCTGTATTGAGTCTGTATTTTCTATGGAAGCTTTGACAAGGCTTCTAAAATCACGCTAGaacatgaaaattaataaaaatgatgatttttttcaatattaaacaCCAAGTCTGTACTGAGTCTGTATTGAGTCTGTATTTTCTCTGGAAGCTTTGACAAGGCTTCTAAAATCACGCTAgcacataaaaattaatgaaagtgatgatttttttcaatattaaacaCCAAGTCTGTACTAAGTCTGTATTGATTCTGTATTTTCTCTGGAAGCTTTGACAAGGCTTCTAAAATCACGCTAGaacatgaaaattaataaaaatgatgatttttttcaatattaaacaCCAAGTCTGTACTGAGTCTGTATTGAGTCTGTATTTTCTCTGGAAGCTTTGACAAGGCTTCTAAAATCACGCTAgcacataaaaattaatgaaaatgatgatttttttcaatattaaacaCCAAGTCTGTACTAAGTCTGTATTGATTCTGTATTTTCTCTGGAAGCTTTGACAAGGCTTCTAAAATCACGCTAGaacatgaaaattaataaaaatgatgatttttttcaatattaaacaCCAAGTCTGTACTGAGTCTGTATTGATTCTGTATTTTCTATGGAAACTTTGACAAGGCTTCTAAAATCACGCTAGaacatgaaaattaataaaaatgatgatttttttcaatattaaacaCCAAGTCTGTACTGAGTCTGTATTGAGTCTGTATTTTCTCTGGAAACTTTAACAAGGCTTCTAAAATCACGCTAGaacatgaaaattaataaaaatgacgatttttttcaatattaaacaCCAAGTCTGTACCGAGTCTGTATTGAGTCTGTATTTTCTCTGGAAGCTATATACGAGGCTTCTAAAGTTACGCTAGCACATAAAAATAGaacacatttaaaaattaattatgccATTATATATTGCTaagtactttatttaaaattttaagtttccaAATCTTGTCCTACTGTGGCAAAAAACGTACGTCTACCCTATACTTAATAAATCTCAATATTTCTACTCTCAAAATCTTGTAACTTTTCAatcagataattaaaaaaactcttatattaatgaactttatataaaagcgacaagtataaattttagttattttttttattaatgttattaaccattttttaattttttcaattcattttctGCTCATAAcaacatataaaatatgtacgctaaaaaatatcaaatcaaTATCAACAGTCTCTAGCcgtttcatctttttttttttaaggttcCTATATGCCACGTGTGTtgtttccataaataaattaagaaccttctcattaatgatttattaccTTGTAATATAGAATGGTAACagttaaagttttattatttttgtgacgCAAGCGCGAAGTGtgaatttgtaatttcaaaGAGAGAACAAATAAAGAAACCAGTTAAAGTTCATCCCCCAAAGCGAGTTTCATGGATAGAATTTCTAGGAAAactttaaaacataaaaaaacacAAGTAATCGATGGATATTACGTAGTTCACTACACTCAATTgctaatgaaaatattagcgATTCCTCAATCGGAATTTAAATCACTctcgaagaaaaaaatattttctatcatTCATAGTATTATAGTTATTAGTCTTTCTGTTTGGAACATATTTTTTCGATGTCTCTATACGTATTTAAATGTTAACGATTTCGATGAGCAAATAATTGTGATCACTCccgtgatttttatttttgtgatacttattaaatatttcattattctCTATCGgcataaagaaataaatcagTCTAttgaatacataaaaaaagattGGAAAAGGATAAAATCTCGAgaagaaaaatcatttatgATTGACAATGCGCAAATAAGCAATCAATTATCTTTTTTGATTATTGTTCTAATGTATACCAGTGGAATGTTCTATAATGTAGTAATGCCGCTAATACTCCCGATAGTATTCAAAACTAATACTCATTCAAATACTTCTGAACGATTACCGATTTTTCCGGGCTACGATGTTGCTTTCAATGCCAAAATATCGCCTGTCTATGAAATAACctacgttttttttatttgtgcgGTAATAGTAGTGTTTTCGACAATAACTTTAATGTATATTCTAACTATAGTTTTAGTGAGTCATGTACGTGggcaaattcaaataattatcaacttACTAAAACTATCGATAAACAATGTCacagatgaaaaaattttgttgatgaAAATGTCGACTTTAATTCGTCATCATATGAGAACGCTTACGTAAGTTTTACTGTAATGTGATgggttaaattaaatttagatattagacataaataaatcgataaaaaacaaaaattgaaatatatggaatattcatatttactttagattttcaaatcatattcgaaaaactttatatGAATTATGTTTTGTGGATCTTTGGGCAtctgcaatatttttttgtttagatgAATATTGTTTTTTGAAGGTATGCGatcaaatcatttattaaaaagacaAGACAATAGAGTTGACTAGAGTAACATTCCCATATAacaatctttttcaattcttcaGCAAGTCTGCTCTCAAGATCGATAGGtgctagtgtctttttctacttATGTGTCTTGCTGCAGATATTTGTGACCAAATTTCAATTACAAGCCTAGTACAAGCCTTACACAAGAAATTTATGCcagattataactcaattctggGGGAAGAATACAGTTGAAAGTAGTTGCGTATGATTTGCTCAAGGTCTGCACAAGGCTCAAAATTGACCATGATTCTTGATaagatcttgagcaagccatgcgtAAGTACTTATTATAAGTTACTGGTGCAAGAAATGCGTCAGAcccttttttattatatcgtgttcaagatatctttaatattcttACATACGATACTATGAGCAAGACATACACAAATCTTGACATAGATTTCTTGATACACGATCTTGCGAAAGAcacatacgtagaaaaagacactagcaGCTAGAGGTCTTGCTCAAGATACTTACTCCAGAATCTAGCTCAAACACGTGTTACTAGGGTTGgaacttaaaaatatgtatttctGGTGGCttaagcgattttttttttttatgcttttcATTCTAATTTCGGGATTATGAAACATACTACAAAAGTGATTATTATAATAGAAATCCATATCGATATGATATATAAGCTATTAAAAGATTATATTTTGACGAAAATATTCTTgtcttaatttgttttttttttaggtcttCATCGGTCAACTCTGCatggagaaattattcttgtttgaaatgctGTGGTGTTAtagaaatatgaaataaacattttgcaaaaattactatgaccgCATATCAGTAAAATACTTGAGACTGATTCGCAGTGAATATTTATTGACTTTAGTACTtttcactgattaattttataaaaattaatcactgtgaattatattattatcatagtaatttttgcatgtgtTTACTGCGATTTCCGTCAGATAGCGAACATGCTGGTCTGGCTTTACTGTGACACCATATTgtttcaaacaagaataatttctccgtaTATATCCATAAAGAAATAGCTTTGATTACAGATGTTGGATCAAAACGATTTTATGAATATGATACCTTATGCtatgttatttatttctctgaattTTAACATACTCATAATGTGTTATTCTAGTGAACTTTTAGACAGTCAGgtatatatcaaaatatactATATAATACTATACCATAATCTATTTGGATTTGTATTTGAtgacttatttaaaaatctattaatCAGATTGcgtataatttgttttttaattaatatttttggtaACTTGAAAACTACTtgactaataaaattaaaatctcctaATATAGTTTGTTGAAATTGGAGAAGAAACATATAAGACCGAATGgtataaattttcagtaaaaataagaACATACTTCATTTTGATAATAAGCATATCTCAACGCTCTCAAAAAATAACTGCTGGCGGTATAGTCGAATTATCTTACGCTACTTATCTGTCAGTaagtttaaaacaaataatactATATGAATAATCTAACTCAattagaatagtaaataattttatttttatttatttttcagataattaaAACGGGGTTTGCTTATATGCAAATTTTACGAGCCGCAGATATGTGAAACAATATATAGCGAAAGTTTCTAagattaattaacaatttaaatgtaCCATTAAAGAATGTCTActtagataaataaatgattttttcaattcttttgtcatatttattacaatgacAATGACAAATTTTGTCTACTGGGAATATTACACACAAATTCGAAAATGGTACATTATTGTATTTAtcgaattcttttttttttaattgaatcagTCAGATGTATGAAACTGAGTTCAAATATATACTTGGCTGATCGATctcaaaacataaaaaaatctaattaactGTCTCAGTGGGAAACTTAACTTGCCATCAGAACAACCAAAATTGTATGATTTATTTGAGAAATATCATATGGAAAAAATTTGGACACACGGACATGCGTTTCCTCAAAAATGATGAGTAACTATTTCTTCGATCTGAAAACCTCAATATCGGTAAAAAGAAACTGGAATCTGAGTTTGAATTCTTATATAGTGAGAATTGGaatagtattaatttttttaaattatatactttcAACTCAGTCCCTCTGCATATCTCTAGTCATAATTTACTTCATAGAACttgttcataatttaaataaaatttcctcatttaataaaatcaaccCTAAAAGTAATGaacataacaaaaaaacattcttcctgaatttactccaaaaattatgcatttattaaaattaatataataaatatgtaaaaaaaattactattcaaTAGAAAAGTTATTGTCAACGTACTCTAAACCGTCTTTAGTTTTTTACAGACgaaatcaataatttccagtttgttttttttaatgataagaTAATTACCTTCATAAGTTATTCATAACACCGTGCAGcttaaaaacatttaagaTACATCGTTTCACTACGCAAGCGCTTAGAAACATtgtctttatttaaatgaaaaaaagtattgagcTAGTAAAATACTGTGCATCAAAAAAGGCGCATCATGGAACACTATTACAAGAAATTAACTGACCCTAAAGATAAAGAAACACTAAATGTACAATATGCTATTGGTTACACTGAGtggtttataaatttattagcaataccaaattcaaatattaagttatcgataaaacaaaaaatattctctaatattaaattctttataattatcgtGCTTTTTTGGTGGAATATCAGTTTTAGATTTATCGATATGCTTATCAACGCCAGGGGTTTCGATGAGCAAATACTACTGGTTGCCCCTCTATCCTTTTCGAtagttatattattaaaatatattattattttatatcgtCGTAAAGAAATCATGGAATTCATCGGACACATAAGGCTTGATTGGAAAAGGATCGAATTTCAAcaagaaaaatcattaatggTGAAAAATGCCCAAATAagcaataaaattactattatatttatgattttaatgtaTATGAGCGgactattttataattttttaatgccgATAATATTACCGATATTATTCCATACCAAAACAAATACTTCTGATCGGTTACCTATTTTTCAGGGCTatgatgttatttttaatgctcaAGTGTCGCCGCTTTATGaaatagcatttttttttgaagtataTGCTGTTATAATTGGTTTCTCAATATTGATTTTCATGTGTCATCTCACAGCGGTTTCAGTGACTCATGCTTGCAGTCAAATTCAAACGAtcaaatatcttttaaaatgtttgataCATGatcttacgaaaaaaaaaacttttcacaTTAAAATATCAGCTATAGTAAGTCGCCATGTTAGAATACTTGTGTAAGTTTTACACGGATAGTTAATAACTTGGTAacaaattaaagttaatttttcatgatcctgaagttaacggacaattaacaattttcgaatcTTTTCACAAtacatttaattgaaaaaaaaaattttaaatatgcacatggagaaaataaaaaaaactatgagtacaattttttaaaaataatttattgttttaaaagaaaattattaaacgccggctaacttcagtatgatttattttttgggtATAATATAACGTTAATGATTTGAGtaaagatttgaaaaaaccAGCATAGCCTGCTAAGATTTAAGATGCtagctcaaaaattttgtatttctcGCACCGAAACGCCGAACGGAGAGATGTTTAATTATAGTATTTTATACAGGTTTTCCAACAATATTcgaaaaagtttatttgaattatgttTGCTTGAGATCGGCGCATCTACGatacttttttgtattgaCGAATATTGTTTTTTGAAGGTACATTGATTAACTCCtgaataagatataaaaataatatttttttttgcaagacCCGCTGCGAAGGctcgatttttgaattctGTATAACGAAGATATACTGTAGAGAATCGGGGATGATTATGGAGTGGATAcggatattatttaaatccgaattcactccgttaCTAGAAGTtccggaatttaaaaaaaattactctgaaAACAGGGTAAATAGGGAGTTCATACTCCAACacttttatatgtatacattttttattttaattgcatttcTACTGACAACTGGCAAGTAAAACGTCAGCATTGATAGAAATCAAAGctgctaaaaattttgaaaactgttaatactacactgaaaaatttccagcaaattttactatgggcgtattgtaacaccggaccataagaaaactggtacaaaatttacaagtatcccatagtaaacggtatgcgctgACGACACAATtaggacctatgcgcatacgtttactatgggacacttgtaaatttttcatcagttttcttatgatccggggttacaatgcacccatagtaaaatttaatgggaagtTTTCACAATGTATTAAtgcataatttattgtttctcttaaattgaattttatcagcgggttctacaaaaaaataagaaaattatatggcatgtgcataaaaaaaagtaaccccCGGTGAACCGTTACCACACTCGAGCTAAGGCTACGTCTAAATGAATGTTAGTATAAATACACCACAAGCCGTCCGTTCATTCTGAAACTTCCCACTTATCGGAAGTCGCTTTTTTATCCCCACGTCAAACAATTTACCATTATTTAGATGTTTACCACCGATTTAttcttttgataattattttaattacagatgTTGGAGAAAAACGATTTTGCGAATATGATACCTTATCTCATGTTATTTGCCGCTCTCAATTTCAATATATTAGTTCTATGTTATTTTAGTGAACTTTTAGATAGTcaggtatttaatttattttaataattaatacatattAGTGAAAAATGCCGCTTGTAATATAGTTTGCCGAAATCGGAATACACTCATGCATGACGGAATGGTATCgatttcctttaaaaataagaaagtaTTTGATTTTGATTATCTGTATGTCTCAACGCTCTCAAAAATTGACTGCCGGTGGAATAATTGATATATCTTATACTACTTATGTACAGGTGGGTTTttgaagtataaaaataagtcaTAACTACTCGGTAGAGTAAAATCCATTATTTAACTTCTTTCAGATAATTAAAGCCGGATTCacttatttacaattattgagAGCTtcaaatatgtaaaaataatgagGGAAATATGATTTACTTTGTGATATGagcatttttataaatggtAGACATCTATCGAGGTACAAAGGAGGTGCAATCGTTGTTCATGTTAaagaaaatcattaaataatattgaaatttaatatatttatattagttgAAGTTgtaatctatatatttataataaaattttaattgactaGCACGAAAAATTTTACGCAACTTGAATGCGAAGTGAAGAGATTTTAAGCTGTACTATCAACTTATTTGATTTTACGTACTTGGATTTTCctaatttattcatcattaaatGATATGAACAATTGGGTGAATTTCCGACAAGTTCGAACGCTATTTTGGTAgctgtgtaaaataaaataaaattttgtacaattaattttaataagttacagaaatagtaatataaaattaattacggcTTAAACAGAGTTTCTACCCGTCGTATACAGTCTTGTTTCAGAAATTTCACCGTTCAATCATGACAAAGTGGTACaatccctgattaagaaaattgaTTAGAAAAGatttgaatgttttttaatatatgaattctcaataaaaattgaaaagtatttgaagcaattataaaaattttatagtaattgaaaactatttaaaagtattcaaaaaaatagaGTACTTTCGAATCGTTCCAAATCTTTCAGcaatcaaaaaaatcgactattatTTAGTGATTAACGGTTATTGTCAAgcttttagaaaattgaataactTCAGATCttctcaaattattaaataacggataattttaaatttttaaaaagtataaaaaataaattttaatctttccAAATGACTTTTCTTAATTAGCCATTTCAggactactttttttaaaatgacaacCGCAAGAAAACcgaatttttgagaatttatttataccaaTTTCGAGAAATTCATCGACTTCTACACCTTGGATCCACTTTGCacatttgtttaaataaataaaaatatttattttttacatgaaaaaaaaaatagtaaagaagattttcttatttaatgcAATATAAGTTATCTCCAATGAATAAGTAAACATTTATTCGTACTTGATAAACAGAGAtataaattagtatattaaatTGAGGACAAGTGGAAAAAttatcgagtaaataattgaggTATTTCTGATTAGATCAGTCAGTGTTGCCAACATTGACTTAAACCCTTGATGTTTTGTTGGCAGTCCAACGGTAATATGTCACTCATatctttagttatttttttcatcaaaaggTGACTCTAGGTATTTTTTCTGAGGCACACATGCggccataaaaaaatacataaacatCATTTGTACTACACTTAACCTCACATCTTATATttgtaaacataaatataaatatagtaattaaataattaaacgaattatttttttttacataacttTGAcgggtttttaaatttatacttatatactTATTTGCTACAAAATGGGAAAAACATCAAAAGACAAAAGGGATATTTATTATCGAAAAGCTAAAGAAGAAGGTTGGAGAGCCAGAAGTGCATTTAAGTTACTTCAAATTGAtagtgaatttaatatttttgatggtatatttatttacatatgatttttaaaaatgaataaaattcattttattttatttcataattgcaaatataataaaattattatttatcaggaGTCACAAAGGCTGTGGATCTATGCGCAGCACCAGGAAGTTGGAGTCAAGTATTGACACggaaattaaagtaaaaacaatttatgaattattatttttattagggTAGAAATAGCACTTGTGGCCACTTAACCATTTTTCAacattaaaaactttatttcaattaatgaaaaagcataaaataaaatttacattgcAACAGGgtgataaaaagtatttttttacacattttaaaaagtaCCATCCAGCCATACCCGGAATGAAAagatatttcttatttaaatcaatttaaaatgcagttataaaatcattaattaatctttcaaatatttaaataattgggTAGGCTTAATTTAAATCTCATGATATTGATTCTGTTACCTTCGAAACGCCACAGAAAatgaactaataaatttttaatagtgtcAATTGATACTTATTTCATGAACTACActataaaatttacgaatttcagttatgtttatatttataaaaaaaatatacctaaaaattaattatgtcattgcgttttttagaaattattttatttaaatttttaaagagtcGAAAACTTTCCCGAAAGTGGCCGGAAACGCTACCTCTACCTtctataaaatgaaattaaataaaaaaataaactatattaCAGTGAAACCTATAAACtaaaaaccgaaaaattagaACCTTCATGTTCATCATCAAATAATGACGAACTAAATGAACCGCCAAAAATAATAGCTGTTGATTTACAAGCAATGGCACCTTTGGATGGTGTTGTACAAATTCAAGGTGACATTACTAAAATATCAActgctgaaaaaataatagcataCTTTGAAAATACAAAAGCCGATTTGGTTGTTTGTGACGGCGCACCTGatggtaaataattattttatttatttatttatttataaataattaattaattatatgtttcaGTTACTGGATTGCACGACATGGATATTTACATTCAATCACAATTACTTTTAGCggcattaaatataacaacTCATGTTATAAGACCGGGGGGTACTTTTGTCGCTAAAATATTTCGTGCTAGAGAAAGTTCATTACTGTATTCACagttgaaagttttttttaaatacgtaTCTTGTGCTAAGCCAAGTAGTTCGCGTAATTCAAGTATCGAAGCATTTGTTG
This genomic interval carries:
- the LOC106693781 gene encoding odorant receptor 67c-like; this translates as MIDNAQISNQLSFLIIVLMYTSGMFYNVVMPLILPIVFKTNTHSNTSERLPIFPGYDVAFNAKISPVYEITYVFFICAMLDQNDFMNMIPYAMLFISLNFNILIMCYSSELLDSQFVEIGEETYKTEWYKFSVKIRTYFILIISISQRSQKITAGGIVELSYATYLSIIKTGFAYMQILRAADM
- the LOC103574269 gene encoding putative tRNA (cytidine(32)/guanosine(34)-2'-O)-methyltransferase isoform X2, with amino-acid sequence MGKTSKDKRDIYYRKAKEEGWRARSAFKLLQIDSEFNIFDGVTKAVDLCAAPGSWSQVLTRKLNETYKLKTEKLEPSCSSSNNDELNEPPKIIAVDLQAMAPLDGVVQIQGDITKISTAEKIIAYFENTKADLVVCDGAPDVTGLHDMDIYIQSQLLLAALNITTHVIRPGGTFVAKIFRARESSLLYSQLKVFFKYVSCAKPSSSRNSSIEAFVVCKDYSPPDNYIPHMLNPLLTHEPLNYNELVGINKYVVPFVVCGDLTQPDSDSCYPLSMTGEEYVYKNPVQEPIDAPYEEAIKKELDANNKKQSPANPSEPHSSDIFYDDQSIEDFKKNSLKHQNKDKESHSSTKPNDFHEDLVNLKINEFKIPVRE
- the LOC103575850 gene encoding uncharacterized protein LOC103575850, coding for MPIILPILFHTKTNTSDRLPIFQGYDVIFNAQVSPLYEIAFFFEHSLLRFKMLAQKFCISRTETPNGEMFNYSILYRFSNNIRKSLFELCLLEIGASTILFCIDEYCFLKMLEKNDFANMIPYLMLFAALNFNILVLCYFSELLDSQFAEIGIHSCMTEWYRFPLKIRKYLILIICMSQRSQKLTAGGIIDISYTTYVQIIKAGFTYLQLLRASNM